The segment CTCGTGCGCCTCAGCGAGTCCTTGGGCGAGTTTTCGCACCGTTGTGACGATCTGCCTTTCGGAGTGTTTCTTTTTCGACTTCGTGAAGTCTTTCAGCGGTCGCCCTTCGATATAAGCCATACTGATGTAGTGCTGACCTTCGATCTCGCCGACATCGTGCACAGGGCAAATGTACGGGCTGCGAAGTGTGGCTGCTGCGCGTGCTTCGCGATAAAAGCGTTCCAAGAGTTCTTGATCGCCGACATTGTTGTTCAATCCGAATTTCGGAATTTTAAGCGCGACGTCGCGGTCAAGTTGTGTATCTCGCGCCAGATAGACAGCCCCCATCGCGCCCTGCCCCAGGATCTTCTCAACCTTGTAACGACCAAACGTTTCGGAAATGTGCAATTCAATGGAAGAACCAGCACGCGAAGAATGTTGCTGAGTGAGAGAAGTCTCAGAATCCATCGCACCGCGTGACACCGTCTGTTCACTCGCAGCGGAAGCTTCCTCAGAGGAGATGATTGTCGCCTGCATTGGCGAATCGGCCGTCGGAACAGGACGATCCTGTTGAAGCTTCCCCATCAACTTTTGAGCAAGCTTCCCGCTCCAATTGGCGATTGAATCGTCCCCAGATTCGCTCTCCACCGATGACGATTCGGGCAGCTTGATCGCGCGGTCCTCGCAAATCGTCTCAAGTTCGCGCTGACAGATTTTACATGTTTGCACATGCTCAGCCGTGTACAGCTGTTCTTCCTTGGTCAGGGAGTCCAGGAGCAGTCCGATGAGCAAGTCTTGAGGCAGACAGGCGCTGGTTTGAGGTTCATTGGCCATCTATTTTCTCGTCTATGTGACCGCAGCGATCAGGCGAAGAGTCAACTTTCTGAAGATGTTGATGCATCGAACTTGGTCAAGAGGAGTCTGAAACCCCTTCGAGAAATTCAATTTCCTGCCGAACATATTCCTGGATCTGAAATCGCGAGGAATAGACCGTAGCGATGGGCATTCCCAGACGTGTGGCGACTTCGTTGGCCGGCACTCCATCTTGAGCTGTCAATTGCCAGGCGAGCCAGCGTTGACTGTTCACTCGACTGCTGACGCGTGACTTCGCTTCTTCCAACAATTCCAAATCAAATACTTCCTCAAGTCGTTCTACGAGACTCTGCGGCGATCGAATCTCGTCAAGTCTTAGCAGAATGCCGGTGCCAACAATCTCATTCAGCTTGCGTTGCGATTTGACGAAATCACGAACAGAATTCTCCGTAATACGTCTCAGCCAACCGCGAAAACTCTGGTCTGTGTCGTAGTCAAACTTCTCAATGTATTTTGCAAGTCGAAGTAACACATCCTGGGTGACATCATCGGCATCTGTTGGGTTGAGCCTTCGCTTCAGACACCAAGCCCGGATGCGTACGCCGTATCGATTTACAAATTCTCGCCATGCACTCTCATCCCGCTCTCGACGGCTTAAGCGTCGGAGAAGTGTGGGACTGGTGAATGACTCCTGACTATCCATATGCTTTACTTGGAGTGACGATTCAATCTGCGACAGTTTTGCAGAATTTCTTGGTTTTTTATTGATTGATACAACGTACGAACAGCAATGACTACCAATCTTCAATCTTAACTCCCAATTTCGCCGGAGTTTAGGCCGATAGACCCAAAATCCCTGCTGTGAGGAATTGTCGATGGACTCAGTTGGAGCCACACCCGGACTGCCGCTCAAAAGATGGAAGTCGTTGCAGTT is part of the Thalassoglobus sp. JC818 genome and harbors:
- a CDS encoding sigma-70 family RNA polymerase sigma factor; amino-acid sequence: MDSQESFTSPTLLRRLSRRERDESAWREFVNRYGVRIRAWCLKRRLNPTDADDVTQDVLLRLAKYIEKFDYDTDQSFRGWLRRITENSVRDFVKSQRKLNEIVGTGILLRLDEIRSPQSLVERLEEVFDLELLEEAKSRVSSRVNSQRWLAWQLTAQDGVPANEVATRLGMPIATVYSSRFQIQEYVRQEIEFLEGVSDSS